Proteins from one Oncorhynchus gorbuscha isolate QuinsamMale2020 ecotype Even-year linkage group LG18, OgorEven_v1.0, whole genome shotgun sequence genomic window:
- the ldlrad2 gene encoding low-density lipoprotein receptor class A domain-containing protein 2 isoform X1, translating to MANKGTQLQSLSKVFVLLSIMTVKTNPLETVNVVDFCGQNIQGDGMIVNSHQESKKYYFVTMGTDCHLTMQAASPKDKVQFHFRFFLVYSLLRLAPQSPSPLFPESPESTPVVEQGDPCHAGSYIQFYDGRDKNSPPIGPTLCGKSPPRPVLSTGNHLTLRLVTQGTLPRVDFVGDFTSFRLGFNQSACSSEPYFPCRNGKCIPMSLVCDEKGIDNCGDGSDLEDHLPSGCKGHSAGQLAPAQAPPPAVTPPSPVLKAPTLPMSTNRDCGTPDGVPHHDSVTDSPPYLSLLALYIALGVIAGVVLLCWCCWSPGWFLWRISICRFLPCCNSACASCQLCARSCAQNKEHRPAKVSPQGQVPTNGVALSTLTTSTANATTLAV from the exons ATGGCCAACAAGGGGACTCAACTTCAGAGCCTGTCAAAAGTGTTTGTTCTGCTCAGCATAATGACAGTCAAGACCAATCCACTTGAGACGG TCAACGTGGTGGACTTCTGTGGCCAGAACATCCAGGGCGATGGGATGATCGTCAACTCACACCAGGAGTCCAAGAAGTATTACTTTGTCACCATGGGAACGGACTGCCACCTCACCATGCAGGCCGCCTCCCCCAAGGACAAG GTCCAGTTCCACTTCCGCTTCTTCCTGGTCTACAGCCTGCTTCGTTTAGCTCCCCAAAGTCCATCCCCCCTCTTCCCTGAGTCCCCTGAGTCGACTCCAGTGGTGGAGCAAGGGGACCCATGTCATGCGGGATCATACATTCAGTTCTATGACGGGCGGGACAAGAACTCGCCTCCTATTGGACCAACGCTGTGTGGGAAGAGCCCACCTCGCCCGGTGCTGTCCACAGGGAATCACCTGACCCTGCGTCTGGTGACCCAAGGTACCCTGCCTCGAGTGGATTTCGTGGGGGACTTCACCTCCTTCAGACTGG gttttaaccaatcagcgtGCAGCAGTGAGCCTTACTTCCCATGTCGGAATGGGAAGTGTATCCCCATGAGTCTGGTGTGTGATGAAAAGGGCATTGATAACTGTGGGGACGGGAGTGACTTGGAGGATCACCTGCCCTCAGGGTGCAAAGGTCACTCAG CAGGTCAGCTGGCCCCAGCCCAAGCCCCTCCCCCAGCAGTGACCCCACCCTCCCCTGTCTTAAAAGCGCCCACTTTGCCCATGTCCACCAATAGGGACTGTGGCACTCCGGACGGCGTACCCCATCACGACTCAGTGACAG aTTCTCCTCCCTACCTGTCCCTTTTGGCTCTCTACATCGCATTGGGTGTGATAGCTGGTGTGGTCCTGCTGTGCTGGTGCTGCTGGTCTCCAGGCTGGTTCCTCTGGAGGATCAGCATCTGCCGCTTCTTACCATGCTGTAACTCAGCCTGTGCCTCCTGCCAGCTCTGTGCCCGTAGCTGTGCCCAGAACAAGGAGCACCGACCAGCTAAGGTCTCACCACAAGGACAGGTCCCAACCAACGGTGTTGCCTTGTCCACCCTCACCACATCCACGGCTAACGCCACCACTCTCGCtgtgtag
- the LOC124003705 gene encoding G0/G1 switch protein 2-like, whose amino-acid sequence MDTMYEIIPFAKEMLAQKPSRRMLKVYLVGSVIAFLGTVLGLVETICQPFSSGEPLDAELALLIAREQKTLEEERRPEEVTKVSATEQITIPKKLQQATGVQRCAGAVNRLHAA is encoded by the coding sequence ATGGACACAATGTACGAAATCATCCCCTTCGCTAAGGAAATGCTGGCGCAGAAGCCCAGCCGGCGCATGTTGAAGGTGTACTTGGTGGGCTCCGTGATTGCCTTCTTGGGAACGGTTCTGGGCCTGGTGGAAACAATCTGCCAGCCCTTCTCCTCTGGGGAGCCGCTGGACGCCGAGCTGGCTCTGCTGATAGCCCGGGAGCAGAAGACactggaggaggaaaggagaccGGAGGAGGTAACAAAAGTTTCAGCCACCGAGCAGATCACCATTCCCAAGAAGCTGCAACAGGCTACGGGGGTTCAGAGATGCGCTGGTGCTGTCAACCGACTACACGCCGCGTAA
- the ldlrad2 gene encoding low-density lipoprotein receptor class A domain-containing protein 2 isoform X2, with amino-acid sequence MANKGTQLQSLSKVFVLLSIMTVKTNPLETVNVVDFCGQNIQGDGMIVNSHQESKKYYFVTMGTDCHLTMQAASPKDKVQFHFRFFLVYSLLRLAPQSPSPLFPESPESTPVVEQGDPCHAGSYIQFYDGRDKNSPPIGPTLCGKSPPRPVLSTGNHLTLRLVTQGTLPRVDFVGDFTSFRLGFNQSACSSEPYFPCRNGKCIPMSLVCDEKGIDNCGDGSDLEDHLPSGCKGHSGQLAPAQAPPPAVTPPSPVLKAPTLPMSTNRDCGTPDGVPHHDSVTDSPPYLSLLALYIALGVIAGVVLLCWCCWSPGWFLWRISICRFLPCCNSACASCQLCARSCAQNKEHRPAKVSPQGQVPTNGVALSTLTTSTANATTLAV; translated from the exons ATGGCCAACAAGGGGACTCAACTTCAGAGCCTGTCAAAAGTGTTTGTTCTGCTCAGCATAATGACAGTCAAGACCAATCCACTTGAGACGG TCAACGTGGTGGACTTCTGTGGCCAGAACATCCAGGGCGATGGGATGATCGTCAACTCACACCAGGAGTCCAAGAAGTATTACTTTGTCACCATGGGAACGGACTGCCACCTCACCATGCAGGCCGCCTCCCCCAAGGACAAG GTCCAGTTCCACTTCCGCTTCTTCCTGGTCTACAGCCTGCTTCGTTTAGCTCCCCAAAGTCCATCCCCCCTCTTCCCTGAGTCCCCTGAGTCGACTCCAGTGGTGGAGCAAGGGGACCCATGTCATGCGGGATCATACATTCAGTTCTATGACGGGCGGGACAAGAACTCGCCTCCTATTGGACCAACGCTGTGTGGGAAGAGCCCACCTCGCCCGGTGCTGTCCACAGGGAATCACCTGACCCTGCGTCTGGTGACCCAAGGTACCCTGCCTCGAGTGGATTTCGTGGGGGACTTCACCTCCTTCAGACTGG gttttaaccaatcagcgtGCAGCAGTGAGCCTTACTTCCCATGTCGGAATGGGAAGTGTATCCCCATGAGTCTGGTGTGTGATGAAAAGGGCATTGATAACTGTGGGGACGGGAGTGACTTGGAGGATCACCTGCCCTCAGGGTGCAAAGGTCACTCAG GTCAGCTGGCCCCAGCCCAAGCCCCTCCCCCAGCAGTGACCCCACCCTCCCCTGTCTTAAAAGCGCCCACTTTGCCCATGTCCACCAATAGGGACTGTGGCACTCCGGACGGCGTACCCCATCACGACTCAGTGACAG aTTCTCCTCCCTACCTGTCCCTTTTGGCTCTCTACATCGCATTGGGTGTGATAGCTGGTGTGGTCCTGCTGTGCTGGTGCTGCTGGTCTCCAGGCTGGTTCCTCTGGAGGATCAGCATCTGCCGCTTCTTACCATGCTGTAACTCAGCCTGTGCCTCCTGCCAGCTCTGTGCCCGTAGCTGTGCCCAGAACAAGGAGCACCGACCAGCTAAGGTCTCACCACAAGGACAGGTCCCAACCAACGGTGTTGCCTTGTCCACCCTCACCACATCCACGGCTAACGCCACCACTCTCGCtgtgtag